The genomic window GCGAAACTAAGACTCGGGGGCCTCTTTATACTAGAGGGAAGCATGGCCTTCGTGTGTATAGAGTATAGACTGTTGGACGACATCTTGCGGTTAGTTCTTTTAGAAGGATGGATTAGACAATGCATGAAGATGAAAATAGGACGTGCATAATATAGATACAGTAACCTTCTAATTGCAAATCCAGGGCACTTTAACTTGCAATGATTTGAGTGAATACACATACAATCACATAAGACAATTTGTATGAGTTCTAAACTCAAATCAAGTGGGAAAAAATGTGTGACAAAAATCCTACAAAACTTCCTATGAagatatttcaatcaaatctaAGAACTTTCAACTTTAAAAATCTATCATGGTACCATCAACTAAAATCTAAGCGTTTCATCATTAGTTTAATTGTTTCTGACTAAAGTGGTTGAATTTGTAAGTACATCGACTAACTGTATACCTCGGTTGAATTTCTGAATATCATACCTCGGTTTCACGTCCGTCGCTCGGTGATCCGGCGCTGGCGCGATGTGGAGTGGACTGTCATGGCGCTCGTTGATGCAGTCTGGTTGTGCGTTCGCCTGGCTATGCGCCCGGCGCGTGGAGGCCGGAGTCCGGAGAGCGGAGTTCGTCGGCGTCGGCATGTGGTGGATCGAAGCCACAGGGTCCGGCGGCAGAGCAGAATAGGGAATTAGGGATTGTAGCGTCAAAAGAAATCGTAGCGATTGAAACTGGGAAGAGAAAGGAGCGCTCGATGTCTTGGAGTCGTGGGCTATCTATgtgcttttttttccttttgagctGAGAGTCTGCATGCAGCGTGGCTGGGCCATGGGCTAGTGCATACGTACCTGGGGAGGGGGCCCCTAGATggtgggggcccggggcggccgcccctgctGCCCCCCCCCTCAGGACCGGGCCTGGGAGCTTCCCTCCCCGCCATCCTCCAACGGCTCCCCTCTGCCGGCGACCTTCGGTCGTCGGTGATGAGGGGATCCTAGGATCTATGCGTGTGGATAGTTTTAGGCATTAGTAGCTTAGGGTTTTGGGTTGTTTCTCTTAGCTTCGGCGATGGTTATGACGGCATTAAATAAAGAGTCTGCAGATCCTTCTCAAGGAGACGATCCTCATTGGGGTTGAATTTGGAAACCAGTATGTTCAAGTAAAGATGGTATGGCGGCGGCAACATCCTCATGGTGGACTTGTGTCCTCGAGCTCTGTCGTTGCAATGGCGTTTGCTCTAGCGCCAACGCAGAGCTTGGGGGTACTCTAGGAGTGGATCAGTGCGGGTAGGTATAGCTTACTCTTGTGACGTCCTAGTCGTATGGGGGTATCAGATCTGGAGTTTGATGGCGTGTTCGGGGTGTTGCCTCGATCTGATTCGTTCAATGGCAATGGCAACGGCTTTGGTGAGTCAGAGGTCCACAAAGTTGCATAGTAGTGATGGAgctgcgtcgagctcgggtgaagaggtgatttttctttttttttcctttggtggcagttgtggtggtgccggaggcacgTGACGGGTGTTAGTGTCAAACTCAGAATATTCTTCGGTCTTGATTGTTCTCTCTCTTGCTTGGTGTTTCTTTGTGCAAAGGATTACGTCTACTATCATTTCAGTTTTATCAGGTCGATGTGTACATGACTTGTATTATGATTTTTATATGATATAAATAAGGCACGTTTTAGCGTGGAAAATATCAAAACGCCGTGTCATCATCACAAGCTGATAACTGTCGTTTCGAGATGCGGAAGGTGAGCTTTCAGCCCTGGAAGAACATGGCATGATTAATTTAAGGTATCACTAATCTTCGATGCCAAGCTGCCGTGAAGTTTCTCGCAAGGGAAACACACGCACCAGGACGAAATATATAACTGACGACCGAGGCGGCCGGAGTTAGATACACATACATCCCGGCCAAAAATCAGGCGCGCATGGAAGGGAGGTGCGACGCCGCCGCGTTGCCGTCGGAGCCTGTGATGGTGAGGCTCATCGGCTGCTTCGGCAGCCCGGTCGTCCACCGCGCCGAGCTGGCCCTGCGCCTCAAGGGCGTCCCCTACGAGCTCATCGAGGAGGACCTCAACAACAAGAGCGAGCTGCTGCTGACGCACAACCCCGTCCACAAGACCGTCCCCGTGCTCCTCCACGGCGACCGCTCCATACCGGAGTCGCTCGTCATCGTCGAGTACGTCGACGAGGCCTTCCCCGCCGGCCCGCCGCTGCTCCCATCCGACCCCCTCGCACGCGCCAACGCCCGCTTCTGGGCAAGATTTCTCGAAGAGGAGGTACAGCAACCGCAGTAATTCAGCACCCATCTTTGATTTTCAGTTTTCACTCACGGCTCTGCTATATGTGTGCGCAGTTCAAGAAGCCCTTGTGGATTGCGCTGTGGACGGACGGCGAGGCGCAGGCAGCGGCGGCGAGGGAGACGAAGGCGAACCTGACGCTGCTGGAGGCGCAGCTGCCGGAGGGGAAGAGGTTCTTCGGCGGCGACTCCATCGGCTTCCTCGACATCGCCGTCGGCGGGGCGCTCGCGCACTGGATGGGTGTGGTCGAGGAGATGGCCGGCGTGCGGCTGCTCACCGAAGAGGACCACCCGGCGCTGTGCCGCTGGGCGAGGGCGTACAGGGCCGACGAGACCGTGCGGCAGTGCCTCCCGGACAGGGACCGCGTGCTCGCCGCCTTGGCGGCCAGGAAGGACCTCTACGTCTCCATTGCCAAGGCCATGGCTGCACAGAAGTAGCACCCCATTTCACGACGAGGAAGGGGATACAAAGTCAATGATTCCGGACTTGTATTGTATGAATGTCGATGCATGTGGAAGGTGGATCCGATGGAATAATAAAAAAGAGCAATTTGTCGCCTGTCTTGGCTCTTGGGCCGTTGTGGGGTATACTGGCCACTTGGACCCAACTTTGCTTGATGAGTGAGCAATGAGGCCATGCTAGAGTTAGCCATGGTTGTTAACCAGCATAATGTAATCGCAATGATGTACTTAAGCCAAACAAATATTATTGGGTTTGTATCAATCAAGATGTATCCTGGTCAAATGGTGGGGCGTGCGAGCATTCTTCATTGTCcagctttttattttcttttgagaTCAACGACTAGAAAGAGTGATCACACACTGCAAGGCAATCATCATGTAGCATTTGCCGGAATTCTCTAGGGGTGTCCGCAAGACAGAAGAAGTCGCCTGAAGTTCTAGCCCAAATTAACTGCAAGGCTGTGAGCAAACTTGTTTTGGTCGCCACCAACCCACGTGACCTGATGGGATTTCAAGTGCTTCAAAATCTCCTTGGAATCACAGATAGCAGGGAACAGCTTGGAACTGTTCAAAATTGTTTCAGAGTTTAGGGCCTGAACCAATGGTAGAGAGACCAATTCAGCAATTATTGCGCCGTCAAACAGTTTTCACAGTTCATTCGGACCAACAAGAACTACAATTCCCTCAGCTTCCTCCGCACTACCACAAATACCAGTTTGGGGGCCCATTGAGAAGAACGGCAGAACTCCACTGTTCTTCCTGACGACAGCACCCATCATGCTAGATACCGAGCCCGCAAGGAAGGAAGCATCTGTGTTCATTTTAATCAACTCtacttttttttttcaaatacatgttgtaCACTTTTATTTTAATACATGTTTTTGAACACTTTTCTGAATATATGGTCAATAATTTTCCAAATACACAAGTCCACAGTCTACATTTTTCATACACACCAGGTACATTCTTtagtacatgtttaacatttttagaATGCATGATCATATTTTTTGAAATATAAGTTTGATGCCTATTTTATTTACCATACCTATTATACAGTTTTCTGGTAGACATATAAACAttttaaaataaatttaaacatttttcaaatacaaggtTAACATTGTCCAAACATATATTTTGATACAGGTAGTACATTTTTCTTATAGATCagcaacattttttatatatacat from Triticum aestivum cultivar Chinese Spring chromosome 3B, IWGSC CS RefSeq v2.1, whole genome shotgun sequence includes these protein-coding regions:
- the LOC123066627 gene encoding glutathione transferase GST 23; translation: MEGRCDAAALPSEPVMVRLIGCFGSPVVHRAELALRLKGVPYELIEEDLNNKSELLLTHNPVHKTVPVLLHGDRSIPESLVIVEYVDEAFPAGPPLLPSDPLARANARFWARFLEEEFKKPLWIALWTDGEAQAAAARETKANLTLLEAQLPEGKRFFGGDSIGFLDIAVGGALAHWMGVVEEMAGVRLLTEEDHPALCRWARAYRADETVRQCLPDRDRVLAALAARKDLYVSIAKAMAAQK